A part of Candidatus Paceibacterota bacterium genomic DNA contains:
- a CDS encoding trypsin-like peptidase domain-containing protein: protein MESEREIKKEIPLGSDPEKNKDKSRKCCHFRLMGVVISCVILSSIFGTFAGFLSYKMAKDRFGGEKYYAGNAPAAALPDGKTKVVKEESAIIDAVKMVSPAVVSIIITEDLPKVERYYSDRFGSDLFNGTPFEFNVPQQRQNGTEKQVTGKGSGFVISNDGYIVTNKHVVSNEKAEYTVLMNDGKKYDARVVAQDPVNDIAVIKIDAKDLQTVEFGDSGSIEIGQVAIAIGNALGEYKNTVSVGVISGLDRSIVAGSEATGDLEQLKGLIQTDAAINPGNSGGPLLNSSGQVVGMNTAIATNAEGIGFAIPVKEIKKVANDVMTEGRIIRPYIGIRYMQITKDLAAKNNISYDYGALIVRGGNKEDLAVIPASPGDKAGLVENDIILEVDGVKLDENNSLTDIVAGHNVGDEITLRISHRGEESTVKVKLEERKQ, encoded by the coding sequence ATGGAAAGTGAACGTGAAATAAAAAAAGAGATCCCTTTGGGATCCGATCCGGAAAAGAATAAAGATAAATCAAGGAAATGCTGCCATTTCAGGTTGATGGGCGTAGTCATTTCTTGCGTCATACTTTCTTCGATCTTTGGAACATTTGCTGGATTTCTGTCATACAAGATGGCGAAAGATCGTTTTGGTGGGGAAAAGTATTATGCGGGTAATGCCCCGGCTGCGGCGCTTCCCGATGGAAAAACGAAAGTGGTGAAGGAGGAATCCGCGATAATCGATGCGGTGAAAATGGTCAGTCCGGCGGTTGTGAGCATTATAATTACGGAAGATCTTCCCAAGGTCGAACGATATTATTCAGACCGCTTCGGAAGCGATCTTTTCAACGGGACACCTTTTGAGTTCAATGTTCCCCAGCAAAGGCAGAACGGTACGGAAAAGCAGGTTACAGGAAAAGGCTCCGGCTTCGTCATTTCAAATGACGGATATATTGTGACGAATAAGCATGTGGTAAGCAATGAAAAAGCGGAATATACCGTTCTGATGAATGACGGTAAAAAATATGATGCAAGGGTCGTAGCACAGGATCCCGTGAACGACATCGCAGTGATCAAGATCGATGCGAAAGACCTGCAAACCGTTGAATTCGGCGATTCGGGATCTATCGAGATCGGGCAGGTGGCTATTGCGATTGGAAACGCTCTCGGGGAATATAAGAACACGGTGAGCGTCGGCGTAATTTCGGGTCTCGACAGGTCCATTGTAGCCGGAAGCGAAGCGACGGGAGATCTTGAACAATTGAAGGGTCTCATTCAGACCGATGCGGCGATCAATCCCGGAAATTCGGGCGGACCTCTTTTGAATTCCAGCGGACAGGTTGTCGGGATGAATACGGCGATCGCAACTAATGCGGAAGGCATCGGATTTGCGATTCCAGTGAAAGAAATAAAGAAAGTCGCAAATGATGTGATGACGGAGGGAAGGATCATCAGGCCCTATATCGGCATCAGATATATGCAGATCACAAAGGATCTTGCGGCAAAGAACAATATTTCATATGACTATGGAGCATTGATCGTCAGGGGCGGCAATAAGGAAGATCTGGCGGTGATACCGGCGAGTCCGGGCGACAAGGCGGGGCTCGTTGAAAATGATATTATCTTGGAAGTTGACGGAGTGAAACTGGATGAAAACAATT